A window of bacterium contains these coding sequences:
- a CDS encoding RNA polymerase sigma factor RpoD/SigA, protein MTVFKTKDPTLDAYLVEINRFPVLSRQEELELALRARAGDEVATKRLIEANLRFVVKIAFKYAHQGLPLTDIISAGNEGLIIAVRHFEPERGIRLISYGVWWIRQSISRVLANDSRTIRFPFYIYCDLYRMIRMREVFQSRHGRQPSLEELSDETGITAEKLQRISTLATNRLSLNRPIVPDGETEVLDLLTDSQVESPERLLIAEDRQRELEELMAKLPKRQRRIVELHYGIGHKAMTLRQIGEVFNLSRERIRQIEAVAFAKLRREASTALTAEDALDTDRRAE, encoded by the coding sequence CTGACCGTCTTCAAAACCAAAGACCCCACCCTCGACGCCTACCTCGTGGAGATAAACCGGTTCCCCGTGCTATCGCGGCAGGAGGAGCTGGAGCTGGCCCTCCGCGCCAGGGCCGGCGACGAGGTGGCCACCAAGCGCCTCATCGAGGCCAACCTGCGCTTCGTGGTCAAGATTGCCTTCAAGTACGCCCACCAGGGACTCCCGCTGACGGACATCATCTCCGCGGGCAACGAGGGACTGATAATCGCCGTGCGCCACTTCGAGCCCGAGCGCGGCATCCGCCTCATCTCCTACGGCGTGTGGTGGATCCGGCAGTCCATAAGCCGCGTCCTGGCCAACGACTCGCGCACCATCCGCTTCCCCTTCTACATCTACTGCGACCTGTACCGGATGATACGGATGCGGGAGGTCTTCCAGAGCCGCCACGGCCGCCAGCCGTCACTCGAAGAGCTCTCCGACGAGACGGGCATCACGGCGGAAAAGCTCCAGCGCATCTCGACCCTGGCCACCAACAGGCTCTCCCTCAACCGCCCCATCGTCCCCGACGGGGAGACCGAGGTGTTGGACCTGTTGACCGACTCCCAAGTCGAGAGCCCCGAACGGTTGCTCATCGCCGAGGACCGGCAGCGGGAGCTGGAGGAACTGATGGCGAAGCTGCCCAAACGCCAGCGGCGGATCGTGGAGTTGCACTACGGGATCGGCCACAAGGCGATGACCCTGCGCCAGATAGGGGAGGTCTTCAACCTCTCCCGGGAGCGGATCCGGCAGATCGAGGCGGTCGCATTCGCAAAGCTCCGGAGGGAGGCCTCGACGGCCCTGACCGCGGAGGACGCCCTTGACACGGACCGACGCGCCGAATAA
- a CDS encoding Trm112 family protein, which produces MDFDELLEILACPVCKTPVHLDGTGERIVCDSCGRRYPIRDGIPVMLVEEAEGGE; this is translated from the coding sequence ATGGATTTTGACGAACTACTAGAGATTCTGGCCTGCCCGGTCTGTAAGACGCCGGTCCACCTGGACGGGACCGGCGAGCGGATCGTGTGCGACTCCTGCGGCCGCCGATACCCCATCCGCGACGGCATCCCGGTGATGCTCGTCGAGGAGGCCGAAGGGGGCGAGTAG
- a CDS encoding sugar phosphate nucleotidyltransferase, which yields MTEYQAIIPAAGIGTRLKPHTHTIPKALIRVAGKPILGYILDDVARAGIKDVTLVTGFFAEKVEDYARAAYSGLNLTFARQTEQLGLGHAVWTALGKKRDLPSLVILGDTIVEADIAGILDQPDNVIAVAPTDDPRRFGIVELSGDRIVRMVEKPADPPSNLAIVGLYLIRDSEALYRALGGNIHAGLRTKGEFQLTDALARMLADGTVFRPWKIAGWFDCGKPETLLATNRVLLERRAEPTPVYPDSVVIKPSHIGRGVVLSGSVIGPYASIADGARIESCIIRDSIIGSGARLSRVLLKGSLVGDNALVRGRFDRLNLGDDSEVTFS from the coding sequence GTGACCGAGTACCAGGCCATCATCCCCGCCGCCGGAATCGGCACGCGCCTCAAACCCCACACCCACACCATCCCCAAGGCGCTCATCCGGGTGGCCGGCAAGCCCATCCTGGGCTACATCCTCGACGACGTCGCCCGCGCCGGCATCAAGGACGTCACCCTCGTCACCGGCTTCTTCGCCGAGAAGGTGGAGGATTACGCCCGGGCCGCCTACTCCGGCTTGAACCTCACCTTCGCCCGCCAGACCGAGCAGCTCGGCCTGGGACACGCCGTCTGGACCGCCCTGGGTAAAAAGCGCGACCTCCCCAGCCTCGTCATCCTCGGCGACACCATCGTCGAGGCCGACATCGCCGGCATTCTCGACCAGCCCGACAACGTCATCGCCGTCGCCCCCACCGACGACCCCCGGCGCTTCGGCATCGTCGAGCTTTCGGGCGACCGCATCGTGCGCATGGTGGAAAAGCCCGCCGACCCGCCCTCGAACCTCGCCATCGTCGGGCTCTATCTCATCCGCGATTCCGAGGCGCTCTACCGCGCCCTGGGCGGCAACATTCACGCCGGCCTGCGCACCAAGGGCGAGTTCCAGCTCACCGACGCCCTGGCGCGGATGCTCGCCGACGGGACCGTCTTCCGCCCCTGGAAAATCGCCGGCTGGTTCGACTGCGGCAAGCCGGAGACCCTGTTGGCCACCAACCGCGTGCTACTGGAGCGACGCGCGGAGCCGACGCCCGTCTACCCCGACTCGGTGGTCATCAAGCCCTCCCACATCGGCCGGGGGGTGGTGCTCTCGGGCTCGGTCATCGGCCCCTACGCCTCCATCGCCGACGGGGCCCGAATCGAGAGCTGCATCATCCGCGATTCCATCATCGGCAGCGGCGCCCGGCTCTCTCGCGTGCTCCTCAAGGGGTCCCTCGTCGGGGACAACGCCCTGGTGCGCGGGCGCTTCGACCGCCTCAACCTGGGCGACGACTCCGAGGTGACGTTCTCGTAA